From Streptosporangium album, the proteins below share one genomic window:
- a CDS encoding ArsR/SmtB family transcription factor translates to MTEARRPLTDPTAMRALAHPARLAILNRLQAEGPATATDVAEVVGVTPSAASYHLRMLAKYGFAEDAPARGDGRERLWQVASGGSLTVTPEPDDRPEVRAAKDLLIKAVRDQAADEVTRVMGNFDRESPEWRAASVFNRTLLLVDAEELKRLNEQIDELLTPYRAATRDRAHAPAGARISEAQVSLFPRVERRPHGIPRE, encoded by the coding sequence ATGACCGAGGCACGGAGGCCGCTCACCGATCCCACGGCGATGCGCGCGCTCGCCCATCCCGCGCGGCTCGCCATCCTGAACCGGCTCCAGGCGGAGGGGCCCGCCACCGCGACCGACGTCGCCGAGGTCGTCGGCGTCACGCCGAGCGCGGCGAGCTACCACCTGCGCATGCTCGCCAAGTACGGCTTCGCCGAGGACGCTCCGGCGCGCGGCGACGGCAGGGAGCGACTGTGGCAGGTCGCCTCCGGCGGCAGTCTGACCGTCACCCCCGAGCCGGATGACCGACCCGAGGTCCGGGCGGCGAAGGATCTGCTGATCAAGGCCGTGCGCGACCAGGCGGCTGACGAGGTGACCCGGGTCATGGGCAACTTCGACCGCGAGTCTCCCGAGTGGCGGGCGGCCTCGGTGTTCAACCGGACCCTCCTGCTGGTGGACGCCGAGGAGTTGAAGCGGCTGAACGAACAGATCGACGAGTTGCTCACCCCCTACCGGGCCGCCACCCGGGACCGGGCGCACGCTCCGGCCGGAGCCCGGATCTCCGAGGCGCAGGTGAGCCTCTTTCCGCGCGTCGAGCGGCGGCCGCACGGAATCCCCCGCGAGTGA
- the rpsB gene encoding 30S ribosomal protein S2, which produces MSTPVVTMRQLLESGVHFGHQTRRWNPKMKRFIFTERNGIYIIDLQKSLAFIDRAYDFVKETVAHGGTIMFIGTKKQAQEAIAEQAARVGMPYVNQRWLGGMLTNFSTVHKRLQRLKELEELDFDNVAASGLTKKELLMRRREKEKLERTLGGIRDMSRVPSAVWVVDTKKEHIGISEARKLNIPVVAILDTNCDPDEVDYPIPGNDDAIRAVGLLTRVVADAVAAGLMARAGANRGDDKPAVAGGAEPLAEWEQELLSGAEAAPAAAEAAPVAEAAPVAEEAPVAEAEAAPVADEAPAAPVAENDADAEKQA; this is translated from the coding sequence ATGTCCACCCCCGTCGTCACCATGCGACAGCTGCTTGAGAGCGGCGTCCACTTCGGTCACCAGACCCGTCGCTGGAACCCGAAGATGAAGCGCTTCATCTTCACCGAGCGCAACGGCATCTACATCATCGACCTGCAGAAGTCGCTGGCCTTCATCGACCGGGCCTACGACTTCGTCAAGGAGACCGTCGCGCACGGCGGCACGATCATGTTCATCGGCACGAAGAAGCAGGCCCAGGAGGCCATCGCCGAGCAGGCCGCGCGCGTCGGCATGCCGTACGTCAACCAGCGCTGGCTGGGTGGCATGCTCACCAACTTCTCCACCGTGCACAAGAGGCTTCAGCGTCTGAAGGAGCTCGAGGAGCTCGACTTCGACAACGTCGCCGCGTCGGGGCTCACCAAGAAGGAGCTCCTCATGCGCCGTCGTGAGAAGGAGAAGCTGGAGCGCACCCTCGGCGGTATCCGCGACATGTCCCGCGTTCCCAGCGCGGTGTGGGTCGTCGACACCAAGAAGGAGCACATCGGGATCAGCGAGGCCCGCAAGCTCAACATCCCGGTCGTCGCGATCCTCGACACCAACTGCGACCCGGACGAGGTCGACTACCCGATCCCGGGTAACGACGACGCCATCCGCGCCGTCGGCCTGCTGACCCGCGTCGTCGCCGACGCCGTCGCCGCCGGCCTCATGGCCCGCGCCGGCGCCAACCGCGGCGACGACAAGCCGGCCGTCGCCGGTGGCGCCGAGCCGCTGGCCGAGTGGGAGCAGGAGCTGCTCTCCGGCGCCGAGGCCGCTCCGGCCGCAGCCGAGGCCGCTCCGGTCGCCGAGGCCGCTCCGGTCGCTGAGGAGGCTCCGGTCGCCGAGGCCGAGGCCGCTCCGGTCGCCGACGAGGCCCCGGCCGCTCCGGTCGCCGAGAACGACGCCGACGCCGAGAAGCAGGCCTAG